The following proteins are encoded in a genomic region of Spirosoma sp. SC4-14:
- the cysS gene encoding cysteine--tRNA ligase, with amino-acid sequence MQPLHLYNTLSRKKELFEPLNPPYVGMYVCGPTVYNYVHLGNVRTFLTFDTLYRYLTFIGYKVRYVRNLTDVGHLVGDGDDGEDKIGRMAKLEKVEPMEIVQRFTNDFHTVMGQFNTIPPSIEPTATGHMVEQIEAVQSLMGNGLAYESNGSVYFDIEEYNRRGGNYGKLSGRILDDLLNETRELDGQSEKRNPLDFAIWKRAAPEHIMRWNSPWGAGFPGWHLECTCMSTKYLGKQFDIHGGGMDLKFPHHECEIAQGDGLTGHDPVRYWMHSNMLTVNGQKMSKSLGNSFLPSELFAGSHYLLEQPYSPMTVRFFMLQSHYRSTLDFSNEALKAAQKGFRRLANGLRVIKTLSYQPDDSVLPSEDKQQDIRQAVQQFYEAMNDDLNTAVSIAQLFTLLKYINMIYLNQLQSATLGEEVFNLLKDSFIAFMQDVLGLKEEGTENQPVLEGLLTLYREYKEQRQYDKVDQIRSYFKAQGLAIKDMKHQIDWAYEE; translated from the coding sequence ATGCAACCGTTACATCTGTATAATACGCTTTCCCGTAAAAAAGAACTGTTTGAACCTCTCAACCCTCCTTATGTGGGTATGTACGTTTGTGGTCCAACGGTCTATAATTATGTTCACCTTGGCAACGTCCGTACATTTTTAACGTTCGACACGCTGTATCGTTACCTAACATTTATTGGTTATAAAGTGCGCTACGTTCGGAATCTGACCGACGTAGGACACCTGGTTGGCGATGGTGATGATGGCGAAGATAAAATTGGGCGTATGGCCAAGCTGGAAAAAGTGGAACCGATGGAAATTGTCCAGCGCTTCACTAATGATTTCCATACGGTGATGGGCCAGTTCAATACCATTCCACCCAGCATTGAACCCACGGCTACGGGTCACATGGTTGAGCAAATCGAAGCCGTACAAAGCTTGATGGGCAATGGTTTAGCCTATGAATCGAATGGCTCCGTTTATTTCGATATTGAAGAATATAACCGTCGGGGTGGCAACTATGGCAAGCTTTCGGGTCGTATTCTGGACGACCTGCTGAACGAAACCCGTGAGCTGGACGGCCAGTCTGAAAAACGAAATCCGCTCGATTTTGCGATCTGGAAACGAGCTGCGCCCGAGCATATCATGCGCTGGAATTCGCCCTGGGGGGCAGGCTTTCCGGGCTGGCATCTCGAATGCACCTGCATGAGCACCAAATATCTCGGCAAACAGTTCGACATACACGGGGGAGGTATGGATCTGAAATTCCCACACCACGAATGCGAAATTGCGCAGGGCGACGGTCTGACGGGTCATGATCCGGTTCGGTACTGGATGCATTCGAATATGCTGACCGTTAATGGCCAGAAAATGTCGAAATCGTTGGGCAATTCGTTTCTTCCATCTGAGCTATTTGCGGGTAGTCATTATTTGCTGGAGCAACCCTATAGCCCCATGACGGTTCGGTTCTTCATGCTTCAGTCGCATTATCGCAGCACGCTCGATTTTTCGAACGAAGCGTTAAAGGCCGCCCAGAAAGGGTTTCGCCGACTTGCCAACGGCCTGCGTGTTATCAAAACTCTGTCGTATCAACCTGACGATTCCGTTCTACCAAGCGAAGACAAGCAGCAGGACATTCGGCAAGCTGTTCAGCAGTTTTACGAAGCCATGAACGACGATCTGAACACAGCCGTTAGCATTGCTCAATTGTTTACATTGCTGAAGTACATCAACATGATTTATTTGAATCAGCTTCAGTCGGCCACGCTGGGTGAAGAAGTATTCAATCTGCTGAAAGATTCGTTTATTGCATTCATGCAGGATGTGCTGGGGCTGAAAGAAGAAGGCACCGAAAACCAGCCTGTTCTGGAGGGCCTGCTCACATTATACCGCGAATACAAAGAGCAACGGCAGTACGATAAAGTAGACCAGATTCGTTCCTACTTCAAAGCGCAGGGACTGGCTATCAAGGATATGAAACACCAGATTGACTGGGCATACGAAGAGTAA
- a CDS encoding PfkB family carbohydrate kinase: protein MSLLTVGSVAFDALETPFGKTDKIIGGSGTYITLSASYFTQENNLVAVVGDDFPHTMINDFNQHGINTEGLQVRAGEKTFFWSGRYHNDMNSRDTLETQLNVMEDFDPIIPDSYQNCQYLMLGNTAPAIQQTVIERLKNRPKLIMLDTMNLWINIANPDLMSVLKLVDILVVNDEEARQLTHEYSLVRAAARIHAMGPKTVIIKKGEHGALLFGEGRIFFAPALPLEEVFDPTGAGDTFAGGFIGYLAKTDDTSFDNMKRAIIYGSAMASFCVEKFGAERIMNLTEAEIQDRVSEFVKLSAFGLE from the coding sequence ATGAGCTTACTTACTGTTGGTTCGGTGGCGTTCGATGCCCTGGAAACCCCGTTCGGTAAAACCGACAAAATCATTGGTGGTTCTGGCACCTATATTACCCTTTCGGCATCCTATTTCACGCAAGAAAATAACCTGGTGGCTGTTGTGGGCGACGATTTTCCACACACCATGATCAACGATTTTAACCAACACGGAATTAATACCGAAGGGTTGCAGGTTCGGGCAGGCGAAAAAACGTTTTTCTGGTCGGGTCGCTACCATAACGATATGAACAGTCGTGATACGCTGGAAACCCAACTGAACGTGATGGAAGATTTTGATCCGATCATTCCAGATTCGTATCAGAACTGTCAGTACCTGATGCTGGGCAATACGGCACCGGCCATTCAGCAAACCGTGATTGAGCGATTGAAGAACCGCCCCAAACTAATCATGCTCGATACGATGAATCTCTGGATTAACATTGCAAATCCAGACCTGATGAGCGTATTGAAACTGGTCGACATTCTGGTTGTTAATGACGAAGAGGCCCGCCAGCTCACGCATGAATACTCACTGGTGCGGGCTGCTGCCAGAATCCATGCCATGGGCCCCAAAACAGTTATTATTAAAAAAGGCGAACATGGCGCTTTGCTCTTTGGCGAAGGGCGTATCTTTTTTGCTCCCGCTTTGCCACTGGAAGAAGTCTTCGACCCAACCGGAGCGGGCGATACGTTTGCCGGAGGCTTCATTGGCTATCTGGCTAAAACCGACGATACATCATTCGACAACATGAAACGGGCCATTATTTATGGCTCGGCAATGGCTTCATTCTGTGTAGAAAAGTTCGGTGCCGAACGGATTATGAACCTTACAGAGGCTGAAATTCAGGATCGGGTCAGTGAGTTTGTAAAGCTGTCGGCCTTTGGACTGGAATAA
- a CDS encoding glycosyltransferase, which produces MSILYFIALFFLGYLALSVLYLAVFAVAGRLGRADDHYPSSQPLVYKKIGVLIPAYKEDAVIIDSVAANLKQNYPADKFELIVIADSFQPHTLAKLATMPVRVIVVAFEKSTVSKALNAALAQIPDDQYEILVVSDADNHMAPDFLSRINTAFAQGWKAVQGHRVAKNTDTSVAVLDAISEEINNHIFRKGSRALGLASSIIGSGMAFEPALMKKGMADLHTMGGYDKELEMNIILAGNGIAYLEDAFVYDEKVAKQAVFENQRTRWIAAQWQFLTHYFRRGVTEFVNGRMASAFKVIQAMVLPRVLLLGILFVCILLGLLTGHTALWLIPLLSLAMLCVSLYISVPDYLRKRISTRELMLVPVLMLRFARAIFNMRKAFKSFMPTPHTNTPDPSSDKA; this is translated from the coding sequence ATGTCTATACTATATTTTATCGCTCTGTTTTTTTTAGGATATCTAGCATTATCTGTACTTTATCTGGCTGTCTTTGCTGTTGCCGGGCGGCTTGGCCGGGCCGACGATCATTACCCGTCCAGTCAGCCACTGGTATATAAGAAAATAGGTGTGCTCATTCCGGCTTATAAGGAAGATGCCGTCATTATCGATTCGGTTGCTGCAAATCTGAAGCAGAACTATCCGGCCGACAAATTTGAACTGATTGTTATTGCCGATTCGTTTCAGCCGCATACATTGGCCAAACTGGCCACTATGCCTGTTCGGGTAATTGTAGTAGCTTTCGAAAAATCGACCGTTTCCAAAGCCCTGAATGCAGCACTTGCCCAGATTCCAGATGATCAGTATGAGATTCTGGTTGTGTCGGATGCCGATAATCATATGGCTCCCGATTTTCTGAGCCGGATCAATACCGCATTTGCTCAGGGCTGGAAAGCTGTGCAGGGGCATCGGGTGGCAAAGAATACCGATACGAGTGTTGCGGTTTTAGACGCTATCAGCGAAGAAATCAATAACCATATTTTTCGGAAGGGAAGTAGAGCTTTAGGGTTAGCTTCTTCGATTATTGGTTCGGGAATGGCTTTTGAACCAGCTTTGATGAAAAAGGGAATGGCCGACCTGCACACAATGGGCGGCTACGACAAAGAGCTGGAAATGAATATTATTCTGGCCGGGAATGGGATCGCTTACCTGGAAGATGCCTTTGTTTATGATGAAAAAGTAGCTAAGCAAGCCGTGTTTGAAAACCAGCGTACTCGCTGGATTGCGGCTCAATGGCAGTTTCTGACACATTACTTTAGAAGGGGTGTTACGGAGTTTGTCAACGGACGCATGGCCAGTGCTTTTAAAGTTATTCAGGCAATGGTATTGCCACGAGTTTTACTACTTGGTATACTTTTTGTTTGTATACTTTTAGGGTTGCTAACGGGACATACTGCATTATGGTTAATTCCTTTACTTTCGTTAGCGATGCTATGTGTCAGTCTGTATATTTCAGTACCCGATTACCTACGAAAACGGATTTCTACCCGAGAGTTGATGCTCGTTCCGGTATTGATGCTTCGTTTTGCGCGGGCTATTTTCAATATGCGGAAAGCATTTAAAAGTTTCATGCCTACTCCGCATACAAATACACCAGACCCATCTTCAGATAAAGCTTAA
- a CDS encoding TolC family protein encodes MKFYIYGQLVTTYCRTVLILLFGVLSITTCLGQKVSGRRLMMFGTSSGAANDTVYLDIDQDIAVQLIPFEELLKMAITNSPLIKYQNEVANSLDATYHASKAQILQNVSGFGNYSGGNQTILSSGAAVTGRDPIGQIANGYRAGVDVRISLYDLFGRKHQIRQAYSNYRAAVIQKETIEQQIKRELVSIYQDMITSQQILKLRLIDEQASLAAYRIAEVEIQKGKITADQLASATSRYIETKSVSEQVKGDFLKNVHFFETLMGVPIQRLKRN; translated from the coding sequence ATGAAATTTTATATTTATGGTCAGTTGGTAACTACGTATTGTCGAACTGTCCTGATTTTATTATTCGGCGTCCTATCAATTACTACCTGCCTCGGGCAGAAAGTAAGCGGTAGAAGGCTGATGATGTTTGGTACGTCGTCGGGAGCAGCAAATGATACGGTCTATCTTGATATCGATCAGGATATTGCCGTTCAGTTAATTCCGTTCGAAGAATTGTTGAAAATGGCCATTACCAACTCTCCTCTAATTAAATATCAAAACGAGGTTGCCAACTCGCTGGATGCCACTTATCACGCTTCTAAGGCCCAAATTTTACAGAATGTGTCGGGGTTTGGTAACTATTCGGGTGGTAATCAAACCATTCTTTCATCGGGAGCGGCAGTGACCGGGCGCGATCCGATAGGTCAAATTGCTAACGGGTATCGTGCCGGGGTTGACGTTCGGATTTCACTATACGATCTGTTTGGTCGCAAACATCAGATTCGGCAGGCTTATTCGAACTATCGGGCGGCTGTGATTCAGAAAGAAACGATCGAACAGCAGATAAAACGCGAACTGGTGTCGATCTATCAGGATATGATTACATCGCAACAGATACTAAAGCTACGTTTGATCGACGAACAGGCTTCACTGGCTGCTTATCGTATAGCAGAGGTTGAGATTCAGAAAGGCAAAATAACGGCCGACCAACTGGCAAGTGCCACAAGTCGGTATATAGAAACGAAATCAGTGTCGGAGCAGGTTAAAGGCGACTTCCTGAAAAATGTACACTTTTTTGAAACATTAATGGGTGTTCCAATTCAACGGTTGAAGCGTAATTAA
- a CDS encoding lipopolysaccharide biosynthesis protein: MTVDAFLRLLKQNILWFILIPCVTAGTAFFVTRNEPKVYKSEATLYTGLVSRYSLLSDKQGGFVDRSASAIDNILTTLTSKETLMQIGVDLLTDHLRLRQPDTLVLAAPGYDQLRQAIPVQWQNLLLMDSDSAHLHHVVDSLARSQFDNPVKTLLVKSKSNYSIQEMAEKLKASARKNTNDVLTMEYEANDPAVAQYTLVYAIKALNKRYSTLKSSETNSVVGYYEEKLQKAKQTLDQAEANLRAFNTNHNVLDYDEEARNVATSREALINEYNQELMRKNAAKASLDALNKRMGQQSTLNAANADLNDKQKKLSDAENKLANARAYGQPKNVINRLQDAVTRASEDLKSSAQKYDAVTNTSDAVTAQELASERMTKSLEYEESVARLELYKKRMDEYQVKTNEYTPLGSQLRQLQRDLSVAEKEYLDLLQQVEQSQTRQQDIAIGGSLEIMDAPDYPLAPQLSKRLQLVAIGAGAGIFIALLLTALRFWLDNRIHSPEQAEQMIGMPVTALFPIVKKPNVFSRATLATRNTFEQLFNTINVEIAQGATKSHPPIITLFSIGSKQGKSWVANGLNQLYADADQQVAYCYPRVTGKEQREYFKGVTYFPYTIRPDFMNVTGIDYLIDYKDGFDASQFDRVILELPSLLNNQIPVYLLKNGALSLLVVDANSAWGRAEKQLLSLYIRVTNQPIFTILNKVEGNYIAVPGRDDIKPVSTTSERSLLAKRNMNLS; the protein is encoded by the coding sequence ATGACAGTCGATGCATTTTTACGGCTTCTAAAGCAGAATATACTCTGGTTTATTCTAATTCCGTGTGTAACGGCCGGAACGGCATTTTTCGTTACCAGAAATGAACCGAAAGTATATAAATCGGAGGCTACGTTATATACGGGCCTGGTATCGCGCTATTCCTTACTTTCTGATAAGCAGGGCGGCTTTGTCGATCGGTCGGCCAGTGCCATTGATAACATCCTGACAACGCTGACCTCAAAAGAAACACTCATGCAAATTGGGGTCGATCTTTTGACCGACCATTTGCGGCTCCGCCAGCCCGATACACTTGTTTTAGCCGCGCCGGGCTATGATCAGCTTCGGCAGGCAATTCCGGTTCAGTGGCAAAACCTGTTGCTGATGGACAGCGATTCGGCTCATTTGCACCATGTAGTTGATAGTCTGGCCAGATCACAATTCGACAATCCAGTAAAAACACTATTGGTTAAGTCGAAATCGAATTATTCGATACAGGAGATGGCCGAAAAGTTGAAAGCTTCGGCTCGGAAAAATACGAACGACGTACTAACGATGGAGTACGAAGCCAATGATCCGGCGGTAGCGCAATATACGCTTGTGTATGCCATTAAGGCTTTAAATAAGCGATATTCGACCCTTAAATCGTCTGAAACCAATTCGGTGGTTGGCTATTACGAAGAGAAGCTGCAAAAAGCGAAACAAACACTCGATCAGGCCGAAGCCAATTTGCGGGCGTTTAATACGAACCATAACGTACTGGATTACGACGAAGAAGCTCGCAATGTGGCCACCTCGCGTGAAGCGCTTATTAATGAGTACAATCAGGAATTGATGCGCAAAAATGCGGCCAAAGCATCACTGGATGCGCTCAATAAACGAATGGGTCAGCAGAGTACATTGAATGCCGCCAATGCCGATCTGAACGATAAGCAGAAAAAATTGTCGGATGCCGAAAATAAGCTGGCTAATGCACGGGCTTATGGGCAACCGAAAAATGTAATAAACCGGTTGCAGGATGCCGTTACGCGGGCTTCTGAAGATCTGAAATCCAGCGCTCAGAAATACGATGCGGTGACTAACACATCGGACGCCGTAACGGCTCAGGAGCTGGCCAGTGAACGAATGACCAAATCGCTGGAATACGAAGAGTCGGTGGCTCGCCTGGAGCTCTATAAAAAGCGAATGGATGAGTATCAGGTCAAGACCAATGAGTATACGCCATTGGGTTCGCAGCTTCGGCAATTACAGCGTGATCTGAGTGTAGCAGAAAAAGAATACCTGGATCTGTTGCAGCAGGTTGAGCAATCGCAGACCCGACAACAGGACATTGCTATTGGTGGGTCGCTGGAAATTATGGATGCGCCCGATTATCCGTTGGCCCCCCAACTCTCGAAGCGGCTGCAACTCGTAGCTATAGGAGCAGGAGCCGGAATTTTTATTGCCCTGCTGCTGACAGCCCTGCGTTTCTGGCTCGATAACCGGATTCATTCGCCCGAACAGGCCGAGCAGATGATTGGAATGCCCGTTACGGCATTGTTCCCAATCGTGAAAAAACCCAATGTGTTTTCACGGGCAACATTGGCTACCCGCAACACATTCGAGCAGCTATTCAATACAATAAACGTTGAAATTGCCCAGGGAGCTACCAAATCGCATCCGCCAATTATTACGCTTTTCAGTATAGGATCAAAGCAGGGAAAGAGCTGGGTAGCCAATGGGTTGAACCAGTTGTATGCCGATGCCGACCAGCAGGTAGCTTATTGTTATCCGCGTGTGACGGGCAAAGAGCAACGGGAATATTTTAAGGGCGTTACGTACTTTCCCTATACAATCCGTCCGGATTTTATGAACGTTACGGGCATCGATTATCTGATTGATTATAAAGATGGTTTCGATGCATCGCAGTTTGATCGGGTAATCCTTGAGCTGCCTTCTTTACTGAACAACCAGATACCGGTATATCTTCTTAAAAATGGTGCACTGTCGCTGCTGGTTGTCGATGCCAATAGTGCCTGGGGGCGGGCAGAGAAACAATTGTTAAGTCTGTACATACGGGTAACAAATCAGCCCATATTTACAATCTTGAATAAAGTTGAAGGGAATTATATTGCCGTTCCAGGACGCGACGATATTAAGCCTGTTTCAACAACGTCAGAGCGCTCATTGCTAGCTAAGCGTAATATGAATCTATCATAA